Proteins from a single region of Chloroflexota bacterium:
- a CDS encoding sugar phosphate isomerase/epimerase, which translates to MKKAVCGNCFGSDIPLVDAMSMAHAAGFEGIEPSLTMDGAITTESSEDDLKRLRDHAEKTVTIHGLMGGQPIRSAPLTTLDEDQIRKGVENIAKALRVVKILGGTSLLVVPGTVSVDVRYDIAYEGTLEGLKQVAPIAEDLQIHVAVENVWNKFLLSPVEMRNLIDEVNSPYVGCYFDVGNFLGWAIPQHWIEILADRIKKVHVKDFKVDVGNRHGFVTLLQGDVDWTAVRRCLRSIGYDSYLSAEIPLHDVFPEKSLLDISTSLDTIIASA; encoded by the coding sequence ATGAAGAAAGCGGTCTGCGGCAACTGTTTCGGCAGTGACATTCCTCTTGTCGACGCGATGAGCATGGCGCATGCGGCAGGATTTGAAGGCATCGAGCCGAGCCTCACCATGGACGGAGCGATCACCACGGAGTCTTCGGAGGATGATCTCAAGCGGCTGCGCGATCACGCGGAGAAGACTGTCACAATCCATGGCCTCATGGGAGGGCAACCGATTCGGAGCGCGCCACTCACAACCCTCGACGAAGATCAGATTAGAAAAGGCGTTGAGAACATCGCCAAAGCCTTGAGAGTAGTAAAGATTCTCGGTGGCACGAGCCTGCTGGTCGTGCCGGGCACCGTGAGCGTGGACGTGCGCTACGATATCGCATATGAAGGCACGCTGGAGGGCTTAAAGCAGGTTGCGCCGATTGCGGAAGACCTTCAGATTCACGTAGCCGTAGAGAACGTGTGGAATAAATTCCTGCTTTCGCCGGTCGAGATGCGAAACTTGATCGATGAAGTGAACAGCCCGTATGTGGGTTGTTACTTTGATGTTGGAAACTTCCTCGGTTGGGCGATCCCGCAGCACTGGATCGAGATCCTCGCAGACCGCATCAAGAAGGTACACGTGAAGGATTTCAAGGTCGACGTTGGCAATCGTCACGGATTTGTAACCCTCTTGCAAGGCGACGTTGACTGGACGGCAGTCCGCCGCTGCTTACGCTCAATTGGGTACGACAGCTACCTCTCCGCCGAAATTCCGCTACACGATGTATTTCCCGAAAAGAGCCTCTTGGACATTAGTACCAGCCTGGATACGATCATCGCGAGCGCCTAG
- a CDS encoding amidohydrolase family protein, producing MTVWDFSGFVGAWGYWPLKQRTAADVITLMDSHSIERAVVGSTRALQSDWRLGNDEVLAAAAASNGRLIPFVTVDSTEADTTELIGEYAAAGAKGIRCYPSHHHNTLPAQLEPLCAAAQANGLVVTLVMRAIMDWSFPVASIESFERLFSQFPGVQFVIHGLNYGEESWNGVHLLNTYANVWLETSCLQGLAAMAQLVSQADADRVLLGIGLPLQYPACGIAKLEKAKISNSDKEAIAHLNAKRLLGNSA from the coding sequence ATGACGGTTTGGGACTTTTCCGGTTTTGTCGGGGCCTGGGGCTACTGGCCCCTCAAGCAGCGCACTGCGGCTGACGTCATCACGCTCATGGACTCCCACTCCATTGAGCGTGCGGTAGTGGGCTCGACGCGGGCCTTGCAGTCCGATTGGCGTCTTGGGAACGATGAGGTTCTCGCAGCGGCGGCAGCATCCAATGGCCGCCTTATTCCTTTTGTTACCGTTGACAGCACTGAGGCCGATACGACCGAACTGATTGGAGAGTATGCTGCCGCCGGCGCAAAGGGAATACGCTGCTATCCCAGCCATCACCACAATACGCTGCCTGCACAGCTTGAGCCGCTGTGCGCTGCGGCGCAGGCAAATGGACTTGTCGTTACCTTAGTGATGCGCGCGATCATGGACTGGTCGTTCCCCGTTGCATCCATTGAGTCCTTTGAGCGGCTTTTCTCTCAGTTTCCTGGCGTACAATTCGTGATCCACGGTTTAAATTACGGCGAAGAGTCTTGGAACGGTGTTCACCTCTTGAACACGTACGCCAACGTTTGGCTGGAGACGTCATGTTTGCAGGGCCTCGCTGCAATGGCGCAATTGGTTTCGCAGGCGGACGCAGATCGCGTGCTGCTCGGTATAGGCCTTCCGCTGCAATATCCTGCTTGCGGCATTGCAAAGCTGGAGAAAGCGAAGATTTCCAACTCCGACAAGGAAGCGATTGCGCATCTCAACGCGAAACGCCTACTCGGCAACTCTGCGTAG
- a CDS encoding lamin tail domain-containing protein, which translates to MARRCRLSLWTRFVLAALLACLVSPQSAHADGTVVINEIYPDYADGTTSWIELYNTSATNTVNLEEYWQLDAGSESTGYVYDIPVDTSIPPGGYFVIDYGMSLSPIAQSGTLRLRAFDLESFEYSVIDQVGYEITEDGAAMARVPDGSSNWAMVSTPTKGAANPTPTPTPSPTPTATPTPTPSPTPTPPECPTDPSPSAVINEVFPGIPNEQSSWAELYNRGSALVDLTCWSVATGSEPSPDVYLLPNGTHIEPGGFLVIGEEETIFPFPRSGTVRLLDPDGEAMDQADYTIGEDGAAFARVPDGSSDWATVSTPTKGAANPTPTPTPTPTPTPTPTPTPTPTPTPTPTPTPTPTPTPLPTPTPTPTPTPLPTTTPIPSPTPMPTSTPMPSPTPTPTHTPTPTPTPTIPECPSNESRNIVFNEIVPSLSLEPTGYIELYSIDSIPVKLTCWSIDTGSDVSDPPYLFPIGTQVDPGTFLVVEEIVEVFPLPQSGSLRLLDGYGEVVIEVDYAIAEDAVGRARIPDGTGDWVDVSIRTKETSNETPTPTPRPARRTSSDANSAREATQGADSRGPTRPVPQSLRITGIYYDGQIPRTEGDEFIEIQNQGNRVAYLVRVRILIQSATARSAVAYGFPAGTKLAPGDIIVIAKNAQQFTAYFGTQPDFEARASGAGYRNTSDVPNLVHDRRVSRRTWALANSGATVALLSDKGDVINVVAYGYDPDGYLGLRGLFPSASGGKSLHRVVGEATSPSAPAALRVDVPSPGAVPPPPTPTPVAVPSPLPKPSPTPTPLPSPTPKPPSPTPVLTPSPSPSPSPSPTPTAIPPTAVPRATAMPSPTPTPAPTATPTPPPTATPTPTVLQCLTDIPRPQSPQRVEVVGIVTEIRPLPNETLVFIADNCGGAILHLPIEASIPPTGSRIRLTVSAYFSDTRTDLYLAPGNSIEYLSGRSLPHSIPFTQALMKRAPTGTLVRSKGNISQTSDFTGKPIYDTIVSFIRLDPHTRAVPLGPVVLYGIIEWRDAVPELRVHYVAPARTYESRLADALRDWNAPRVAKQYARDVINFLLIKSLTRGKSLSLP; encoded by the coding sequence GTGGCGCGGCGATGTAGGCTGTCTCTTTGGACAAGGTTTGTTCTTGCGGCGTTGCTCGCTTGCCTCGTCTCCCCTCAAAGCGCTCACGCCGACGGCACCGTCGTAATCAACGAGATCTATCCGGATTACGCCGACGGTACCACAAGCTGGATTGAGTTGTACAACACAAGCGCCACGAATACCGTCAACTTGGAGGAATACTGGCAGCTTGACGCCGGCAGTGAATCTACAGGTTACGTTTACGACATCCCGGTCGACACTTCCATTCCGCCCGGCGGGTACTTTGTCATTGATTACGGTATGTCGCTTAGCCCAATTGCGCAGAGCGGAACCCTCCGACTCCGCGCGTTCGACCTTGAAAGCTTCGAATACAGCGTAATAGACCAGGTCGGCTATGAGATCACTGAAGACGGCGCGGCGATGGCGCGGGTGCCGGACGGCTCGTCGAACTGGGCAATGGTCTCCACGCCGACCAAGGGCGCAGCGAATCCGACCCCAACACCCACGCCATCGCCGACGCCTACTGCTACTCCTACGCCGACGCCATCCCCCACGCCCACACCACCTGAGTGCCCCACCGATCCCAGCCCCTCCGCCGTCATCAATGAGGTCTTTCCCGGTATTCCCAACGAGCAGTCAAGCTGGGCCGAGCTCTATAATCGAGGCTCCGCTCTCGTGGATTTGACCTGTTGGTCCGTAGCTACCGGCAGCGAGCCGAGTCCCGATGTTTACCTCCTGCCGAACGGTACGCACATCGAGCCTGGCGGCTTCTTGGTCATTGGAGAGGAAGAGACAATCTTCCCGTTCCCCAGGAGCGGTACCGTCCGTCTCCTTGATCCGGATGGCGAAGCAATGGATCAGGCCGACTATACTATCGGCGAAGATGGCGCGGCGTTTGCGCGGGTTCCGGACGGCTCGTCCGACTGGGCAACGGTATCCACGCCGACCAAAGGCGCAGCGAATCCGACCCCAACACCCACACCAACGCCTACGCCTACACCCACGCCCACTCCCACGCCTACGCCAACGCCAACGCCGACTCCCACGCCTACGCCTACGCCTACGCCCACGCCATTACCTACACCCACGCCAACTCCGACACCTACACCTTTACCTACGACAACACCCATACCTTCACCAACGCCTATGCCTACTTCTACTCCGATGCCATCGCCAACACCTACCCCTACTCACACCCCGACGCCGACGCCAACGCCCACGATTCCTGAGTGTCCGAGCAACGAGAGCCGCAACATCGTGTTCAATGAGATAGTTCCCAGTCTAAGTCTGGAACCGACAGGCTACATAGAGCTATACAGTATTGACTCTATTCCGGTGAAGCTAACCTGCTGGTCCATCGACACCGGAAGCGACGTGAGCGATCCTCCTTACTTGTTCCCAATAGGCACCCAAGTTGATCCTGGGACCTTCCTAGTCGTTGAAGAGATAGTCGAAGTCTTTCCCCTCCCGCAGAGCGGCAGCCTTCGTCTCCTCGACGGCTACGGAGAGGTTGTCATCGAGGTCGATTACGCCATAGCAGAAGATGCCGTCGGCAGAGCACGAATTCCTGACGGCACCGGGGATTGGGTGGACGTATCTATACGCACCAAAGAAACGTCGAACGAGACACCAACTCCCACGCCAAGACCGGCCCGTAGAACAAGCTCAGATGCGAATAGTGCAAGAGAAGCTACGCAAGGCGCGGACTCACGAGGACCAACGCGGCCTGTGCCACAGTCTCTTCGCATAACGGGGATCTACTACGATGGGCAGATTCCCCGGACGGAGGGCGATGAGTTCATCGAGATCCAGAACCAAGGCAACAGAGTGGCATATCTCGTGCGCGTGCGCATTTTGATCCAGAGCGCGACGGCCCGCAGTGCGGTAGCCTACGGCTTTCCCGCTGGAACCAAGCTTGCGCCAGGGGACATCATCGTCATCGCGAAGAATGCCCAGCAATTCACCGCCTACTTTGGCACACAGCCGGACTTCGAGGCGCGCGCTTCAGGAGCGGGATACCGCAACACGTCTGACGTGCCCAACTTGGTCCACGACCGGAGAGTCTCTCGCCGTACGTGGGCGTTGGCGAACTCCGGCGCCACGGTAGCCCTGCTGAGCGATAAAGGCGACGTCATCAATGTCGTAGCCTATGGATATGATCCCGATGGATACTTGGGACTGCGCGGGCTCTTTCCGTCAGCTTCAGGTGGGAAATCGCTCCACCGGGTCGTTGGCGAGGCTACCTCTCCGAGCGCTCCGGCAGCCCTGCGTGTAGACGTACCGTCACCGGGCGCTGTCCCGCCACCGCCCACTCCCACACCGGTAGCGGTGCCATCGCCACTACCCAAGCCCAGTCCGACCCCCACGCCGCTTCCGTCGCCTACCCCCAAGCCGCCATCGCCGACGCCTGTCCTCACGCCATCACCATCACCATCACCTTCACCTTCACCAACGCCCACCGCCATACCACCGACCGCGGTGCCACGCGCCACGGCGATGCCCTCGCCCACGCCAACACCGGCTCCAACGGCAACACCGACGCCGCCACCCACCGCAACTCCAACGCCAACAGTTCTGCAATGCCTTACGGATATTCCCCGTCCTCAATCGCCACAGCGCGTGGAAGTCGTAGGCATTGTTACCGAGATTCGTCCGCTGCCGAACGAGACGCTCGTCTTCATTGCTGACAATTGTGGCGGTGCCATTCTCCACTTGCCAATAGAAGCTTCAATTCCGCCAACCGGAAGCCGCATTCGCCTCACCGTTTCTGCTTACTTTAGCGACACTCGGACCGATCTCTATCTTGCGCCTGGAAACAGTATCGAGTACCTGTCAGGTAGATCGCTACCGCATTCAATTCCCTTCACCCAAGCATTGATGAAACGTGCGCCAACCGGAACTCTGGTGCGGTCAAAAGGCAACATATCGCAGACGAGTGACTTCACTGGAAAGCCTATTTACGACACTATTGTCAGCTTCATCAGACTCGACCCCCACACAAGGGCAGTCCCGCTCGGCCCTGTTGTGCTCTATGGCATCATCGAGTGGCGCGATGCAGTGCCGGAGTTGCGCGTCCACTATGTCGCTCCCGCAAGAACCTATGAATCCAGACTGGCGGATGCATTGCGGGACTGGAATGCACCCCGCGTTGCCAAGCAATACGCGCGGGATGTAATCAACTTCCTGCTAATTAAATCGCTCACACGTGGAAAGAGTCTGTCGCTGCCATGA
- a CDS encoding sulfatase-like hydrolase/transferase, producing the protein MSNSRPNLLLIMCDQLRFDALRAAGNELIQTPNLDRLCAEGVRFAYGYTESPVCVSARAICMTGQLPHRTGIFDNGYALPATYPTLMTRLRAAGYTTQAVGKMHFTPVREQHGFDRMWLSEEVPRSVENDEFLQDVLAAGYSHVEEPHGIRHELYYVPQISQLPERLHTTAWTAQKTIDFIEERTNEDAPFFCWTSFIKPHPPFDPPSPWHRLYRSTDMPLPVRSEQEISWHTWFQRSQNRSKWMDLFPDDNLLRTMKAYYFSCVSFIDSWIGEILAALEATNQRENTLIMFVADHGEFLGDHYAFGKRNYYEPACHIPFIVSWPGTLPEGAVREHLVGLQDVTPTLLAAAGLEAQAPDLDGMSLLTAAGHDGLVGRPYLFGQIKEKDLGMYCAMNDEWKYVYCAPDRMELLLNYRDGGNELINYANEPSLTGTKQELKAALIAHFRAARYEDPLDGDDWALFPQPTHAWLRLDEMENKERVGRGWQFARWTKRYPVDGRQRPQRENYQFVDGTE; encoded by the coding sequence ATGTCTAATTCTCGACCAAATCTGTTGCTCATCATGTGCGACCAACTGCGCTTTGATGCACTGCGGGCTGCAGGGAACGAACTAATCCAGACCCCAAATCTCGATCGCCTCTGCGCCGAAGGTGTGCGATTTGCCTATGGCTACACGGAGTCACCGGTGTGCGTTTCGGCGCGCGCAATCTGCATGACCGGCCAACTACCTCACCGCACGGGCATCTTCGATAACGGATATGCGCTGCCGGCCACCTATCCGACACTGATGACCCGACTACGTGCCGCTGGGTACACCACGCAAGCCGTCGGCAAGATGCATTTCACTCCCGTGCGCGAGCAGCACGGTTTTGATCGCATGTGGCTCAGCGAGGAAGTTCCCCGCAGCGTGGAGAATGATGAGTTCTTGCAAGATGTGCTTGCAGCCGGGTACAGCCACGTGGAAGAGCCGCACGGCATCAGGCATGAGCTTTACTACGTCCCCCAGATTTCACAATTGCCTGAACGCCTCCACACCACGGCCTGGACAGCACAGAAGACTATCGATTTCATCGAAGAACGTACCAATGAAGACGCACCATTCTTCTGCTGGACATCTTTCATCAAGCCTCATCCTCCGTTCGACCCGCCGTCACCGTGGCACCGGCTCTACCGCAGCACTGACATGCCTCTCCCGGTGCGCAGTGAACAAGAGATTTCGTGGCATACCTGGTTTCAGCGGAGCCAAAACCGCAGCAAGTGGATGGATCTCTTTCCGGACGACAACCTACTGCGCACAATGAAGGCGTACTACTTCTCATGCGTTTCGTTTATCGATAGCTGGATTGGCGAAATTCTGGCAGCCTTGGAAGCCACCAATCAGCGAGAGAACACGTTGATCATGTTCGTTGCCGATCACGGTGAGTTTCTCGGTGACCACTACGCATTCGGCAAGCGCAACTACTACGAGCCCGCATGCCACATTCCGTTCATCGTCTCGTGGCCGGGCACCCTGCCGGAGGGCGCCGTGCGCGAGCATCTCGTGGGTTTACAGGACGTAACGCCAACTCTCCTGGCCGCTGCGGGTCTGGAAGCGCAGGCGCCCGATCTCGATGGCATGTCTCTCTTAACCGCGGCCGGTCACGATGGCTTGGTGGGCAGGCCCTATCTCTTTGGGCAGATCAAAGAGAAGGATCTCGGCATGTACTGCGCGATGAATGATGAATGGAAATACGTCTATTGCGCGCCGGACCGCATGGAGTTGCTTCTCAATTACCGCGACGGCGGCAATGAGCTGATCAATTACGCCAATGAACCCAGTCTCACCGGCACAAAACAGGAGCTGAAGGCGGCCCTTATTGCACACTTCCGAGCCGCGCGATACGAGGACCCGCTGGATGGCGACGACTGGGCGCTCTTCCCGCAACCGACGCACGCCTGGTTGCGCTTGGATGAAATGGAGAATAAAGAGCGCGTAGGTCGCGGCTGGCAATTTGCAAGGTGGACGAAAAGATACCCCGTAGATGGCCGGCAGCGCCCACAGCGGGAGAACTACCAATTCGTCGACGGGACGGAGTGA
- a CDS encoding amidohydrolase family protein, translating into MIIDAHVHVGTSTAYNFGATADDLLRLADENGIDKLFVTDFTALVHDMREGNDALGNAMRQHPDRILGYVSIPTMNFDNGALEEIDRCVHEYGMRGIKIYSYAMIPLVRPSVFPVLERAASHRMPILAHSTGEECEVMASRVPEAMLMMAHSGNTALARGDWMRAVQAAERNPSLLLETASSSVNNGSLEYTIDRIGPERIIFGTDMPLLEVSVQMARVSGAEISQADKDLIFGGNMARMLALNA; encoded by the coding sequence ATGATTATTGATGCACACGTGCACGTCGGCACTTCCACAGCGTACAACTTTGGCGCGACTGCGGACGATCTGCTCCGGCTTGCGGATGAGAACGGTATCGACAAGCTATTCGTGACCGACTTTACGGCGCTCGTGCACGATATGCGCGAGGGAAATGACGCTCTGGGCAACGCGATGCGTCAGCATCCGGACAGAATTCTGGGTTACGTCAGCATTCCAACCATGAATTTTGACAATGGCGCGCTCGAAGAAATCGACCGCTGCGTGCACGAATACGGCATGCGCGGCATCAAGATCTACTCGTACGCGATGATCCCCCTGGTGCGCCCCTCTGTTTTTCCTGTGCTGGAACGAGCGGCCTCGCATCGCATGCCGATCTTGGCGCATTCCACCGGCGAAGAGTGCGAGGTGATGGCCTCGCGCGTGCCGGAAGCAATGCTCATGATGGCGCATTCTGGCAATACGGCGCTGGCCAGGGGAGACTGGATGCGCGCGGTGCAGGCTGCGGAGCGAAACCCTTCACTCCTGCTGGAGACCGCAAGTAGCTCGGTAAATAACGGCTCTCTGGAGTACACGATCGATCGAATTGGCCCGGAGCGCATAATCTTTGGTACGGACATGCCGCTGCTAGAGGTTAGTGTGCAGATGGCCCGCGTCAGTGGAGCCGAAATCAGCCAAGCCGACAAGGACTTGATATTCGGCGGCAATATGGCGCGTATGCTGGCGCTCAATGCCTAG